In one window of Microtus pennsylvanicus isolate mMicPen1 chromosome 2, mMicPen1.hap1, whole genome shotgun sequence DNA:
- the Csdc2 gene encoding cold shock domain-containing protein C2: MTSEPTSPPVVPPLHSPKSPVWPTFPFHREGSRIWERGGGIAPRDLPSPLPTKRTRTYSATARASAGPVFKGVCKQFSRSQGHGFITPENGSEDIFVHVSDIEGEYVPVEGDEVTYKMCPIPPKNQKFQAVEVVLTQLAPHTPHETWSGQVVGS; the protein is encoded by the exons ATGACATCAGAGCCTACATCACCTCCAGTGGTGCCACCTCTCCACTCCCCCAAGTCCCCTGTCTGGCCCACTTTCCCCTTCCACAGGGAGGGCAGTAGGATCTGGGAACGTGGTGGTGGTATCGCTCCTCGGGACCTGCCCAGCCCTCTGCCTACCAAACGGACCAGGACATACTCAGC GACAGCTCGAGCCTCTGCCGGCCCCGTGTTCAAGGGCGTCTGTAAACAGTTCTCCCGCTCACAAGGCCATGGCTTCATCACCCCTGAGAATGGCTCCGAGGATATCTTCGTGCATGTTTCTGA CATCGAGGGGGAGTATGTCCCCGTGGAAGGCGATGAGGTGACCTACAAGATGTGTCCCATCCCACCCAAGAACCAGAAGTTTCAGGCCGTAGAGGTGGTGCTCACCCAGTTGGCCCCCCACACTCCCCACGAGACATGGTCTGGCCAGGttgtgggatcctag
- the Pmm1 gene encoding phosphomannomutase 1, giving the protein MAVAVEGARRKERILCLFDVDGTLTPARQKIDPEVSAFLQKLRSRVQIGVVGGSDYSKIAEQLGDGDEVIEKFDYVFAENGTVQYKHGRLLSKQTIQNHLGEELLQDLINFCLSYMALLRLPKKRGTFIEFRNGMLNISPIGRSCTLEERIEFSELDKKEKIREKFVEALKTEFAGKGLRFSRGGMISFDVFPEGWDKRYCLDSLDEDSFDIIHFFGNETSPGGNDFEIYADPRTVGHSVISPQDTVQRCRELFFPETAHEA; this is encoded by the exons ATGGCTGTCGCCGTCGAGGGCGCCCGCAGGAAAGAGCGCATCCTCTGCCTATTTGACGTGGACGGGACCCTCACGCCCGCTCGCCAG AAAATTGACCCTGAGGTATCAGCCTTCCTGCAGAAGCTTCGCAGCAGGGTGCAGATTGGTGTGGTGGGAGGCTCTGACTACTCCAAGATCGCTGAGCAGCTGGGCGATGGGGATGAAG TCATTGAGAAGTTTGATTATGTGTTTGCCGAGAACGGGACCGTGCAGTACAAACATGGACGGCTCCTCTCCAAGCAG ACGATCCAGAACCACCTGGGGGAGGAGCTCCTGCAGGACTTGATCAACTTCTGTCTCAGCTACATGGCTCTGCTCAGACTACCCAAGAAGCG TGGAACCTTCATTGAGTTCCGGAACGGCATGCTGAACATCTCGCCCATCGGCCGCAGCTGCACTCTGGAGGAGAGGATCGAATTCTCTGAACTGGACAAG AAGGAGAAGATCCGAGAGAAGTTCGTGGAAGCCCTGAAGACGGAGTTTGCTGGCAAGGGGCTGAGGTTCTCCCGAG GAGGCATGATAAGCTTCGACGTCTTCCCCGAGGGCTGGGATAAGCGCTACTGCCTCGACAGCCTGGATGAGGACAGCTTCGACATCATCCACTTCTTTGGGAATGAGACCAGTCCT GGTGGCAATGACTTTGAGATCTATGCAGACCCCCGGACTGTCGGCCATAGCGTGATCTCCCCTCAGGATACTGTCCAACGATGCCGAGAACTTTTCTTCCCAGAGACAGCCCACGAGGCCTGA